CCCCAGTGGACAAAATAATCAAACAAACGGTTGCCAAAACTAGTTTACGCATACGACTTTTTACTACTCCTTTTATGGTTTTCCTTGCCTTAACGAATGCTGGCGTTAAGGTTTTTCCCACGTGCTCTTTTGCCTGCCAAACAATTGTGCCAGTCAATTAAAAGAGCGGAATATCATTAGGGTTTGGATCATCCGAATTGGGTAACGGGTCTTCGCGTTCAACATCCGGCTCTTCAGGAAGCAGCGGCGGATCGGTTACCGGATAAGGGTTCGGAGGAATGACATCAGGGTTGAGCGGGTCTGGCGGCAAAGGGTCATCCGGGTTTTCGGGTGGGATATGGGTTGGGCGTTCGTCAATCATTGGGTCTTTGCTCATTGTGGTTTCTCCTGAATATAAAATGCTTTTCGTTGGTTTTATGATTTCTCAATTGTTGTCGCGCCTCTTTCGCGAGGTTTCGCATCGGGCGCAAAACGCGATAATTGATCTACTTCACGCTCTTCGCCAATCTGCAATTCAGCGGGTTGTTGCGATTGATATAAGAAATTGGGATTGTCGATGAAATCTTCGGTTTTTTTCGCATCCCGGTCATCTTTTCGTTTTCTGCCGGGGTTATCGAACAGGATGAACAACGAAAAGACCACCACGATAGCGACAATCATAATGATGATTAAGGTTTGTGACATAAGCCGTCCTGTTCAGGTTGAGAGTTTGCGCCCGGCAGCCGCTTCAACCGAGGTGATGTTGCGGGTAATTTTATTCGTCACCCCCTCTTCATCTTCGATTTTAATCGTCGTAATCACATGCTTTGAATGATTACGCATTCGCAGATGACAGAGCCTGACGACTTCCATGACCTCCTGCCACTCGCCTTCAACGCAAGTTGACCCAGGCGTCAGTTTATAAGGCAATCCGCAGGTATCGACGATTTTTAAAATTTCAGCGAGTGGCCCCGATAGGTGGTCACCGGCTCCAAGCGGCAGGATTGAAAACTCAACTAACATCTCTTTCCTCCCTTCATCATTCAGTATTGACAGGGCGTCGCCGCAATCACCCCTTGAGCAATAGGGATGGTTCATAACGCGAGAGTCGGCAAGGTTTCAGTAACTGGTTATCCAACCGGCAGGGTTTGATCGCCGCCGTTCTCTTGCGCTATTCGCTTCAACTTTTATTCACCCCATCGTTGACCGTAATCAATGCAGCGATGTCATGGATGCAGACACCCCTATTCATTCATGCGTCAATGTTTCTCACGTTGAGGTCAGAGAGCAACCCATGTGCCAGCAAGACAACGGCTGAGAAGGGATGAGCGAAATTTTTAAACACGCCAATTCGTTTGCCGAGCGGGCTTGACCGTGACAATAACCGCAACTTTACAGGGGAAAGCGAAAATCCCCGCAGAGGGGATGAACGTTGACCAGGCATATAAAAGGTGAGATGGATTCGATTAATGAAAATCTATTGCGGAGGTGCCGGGGATTGGGTTTGAAAAAAGGTTGGCAAGGTATCGCGTGAAATTAAAATGTTGCCTTTCCATTCCGGTAAATCAACCGGCAGATTTGCTTCTTTGTTGTTGATAATCAACTTCAAGGATTGTTTATTGCCATATTTGATTTTGACAGCCGAGAGAGCGGGCGGCACATCCTGACCTTCGCCGGGTTTTAAAATCACTTGCGCGGGTTTGGCTTCATCGGCTTGATACTGAATCCATATATCGTTGTCTTTGGCTTCGATTCTCACCTTCAAGGTATCGCCGGCATTGACACTGGGTGCCTGTGGCGGTTCAGCGGTTGGCGTGGGTTGCGATGAATTTTGCGAAGATGCCGATTGCGACGGTTCTTCCGCTTGCGGTTGTTCGATTCTGGGCTTTTCGGGAATGACCACCTGAGCCGCTTGATTCTTATTAATCTGCCGGACGAGCGCGGCGATGATGATGCCGACGACAATTAATATTCCAATAATGATGAGCACACTCGACCAGTTGGTTTCGGTTGAGGTCTTGGCAGGTTTCTTGCGAATGACCGGCGGCTGATTTTCGTAAGCTTGAATAATTGAAGGCGGTTGTTTCGACGATTTTTTATGATTGTCTTCCGGTTGTTCGATAACCGGTGGCGGCGCGACCTGCTGCACATAAAGATTCATCGCTTCATCTTCGTTCATGCCGACTTTTTTAGCGAAAGCGCGAATAAACGAGCGCGTAAAGATGCCGCCCGGTAATATCGCATAGTTATCGGCTTCGATGGCTTTAAGAAAACGAATCCCTATTTTGGTGGAATCAGCGATGTCGTTAAGGTCTATGTTGAGTTGTTCGCGTCTGCGTCTTAGCTCTTCGCCTAGAGTCGGCATAAGTTGTTGCACGACCTCTCTTTTCTCCTGTCGTTATTGGGGCTTACGGATGCAAACAGAATCTTATGGTTGCCGGGCTTGGGTGTCAAGCAGTTTGCTTGACTGCCTATAGGTGTTTTGTTAGTTTTGATGCTCTTTGTTAAGAAAATCATTTGAGCATCAAAGAAGCAACAATTTTCATCGCTGATGCCCATCTTTGAATAAGCATCAACAGTCCGAAATCGGAGGAATATTTATGTCAATGGAAGCTCTCGGCATGATCGAGACCAAAGGCTTTGTGGGAGCCGTCGAAGCCGCAGATGCAATGACCAAAGCCGCGAATGTCGTACTCGTCGGCAAACAATATATCGGCGCGGGCTATGTCACAGTGTTTGTGCGCGGCGATGTCGGCGCGGTAAAAGCGGCGACAGATGCAGGCGCTGCCGCCGCCCGGCGCGTCGGTGAATTAATCAGCGTTCATGTCATACCGCGTCCACACCGAGAGTTGGAATACATTCTGGAAAAAAGCAAAACCATTAAATCGGTTCACGAATTGACCAACGGCGGACAAGGTCAACTTTCTACCGGTGCCGGTGGTGATGGTTCGCGCGCGCTCACCGAAGGCAAAAAAGAACGGAAATAAATTTTTTGGTATTTTGTGCTTTGAACCTGGTGACAGGTACGTTGAATTTTTAATCACATTTTTCCTGGTTTGCCTGTACCTGCCAGGTTGATGTGACCACGAAGCATAAAGTACCAAGCGCCATACTCATCTAACCCATGTCTGACGACCCTAACAATCAATCCTTAACGCAGGCGCGTGACTTGGTCGAACGCGCTGCCGCCGCGCAAAAAATTCTTGCGACATTTTCACAGGAAAAGGTTGATGCAATTGTCGCAGCAATGGCGCGCGCCGCCCTTGAAGAGAGTTATCGCTTAGGTGAAATGGCGCACCTGGAAACCGGTTTTGGCAGCGCCGCCGATAAAAATACCAAGAACCGTTTTTCCGCCGAACAGATTTATAACTTCATTAAGCCGATGAAGACCGTCGGGGTTCTCAAACAGACCGACAGCATCATCGAAGTCGCTTCGCCGCGCGGCGTGGTCGCGGCAATCATCCCGGTCACCAATCCGACCTCCACAGCCATTTTTAAAATATTAATTTCTATCAAAGCTCGTGATGCCGTGGTCTTGAGTCCGCACCCTGCGGCTGCTCAATGTATCAATGAAACCGCGCGGGTGATGCGCCTTGCCGGCGAAGCCGCAGGGCTTCCCGCAGGCGCTGTGAGTTGTATGACGCACGCCACTCAGGAGGGCACTCAGGAATTGATGAAGCACAAACTCACCGCCGTGATTTTAGCGACCGGCGGCATAGGGCTGGTGCGCGCTGCCTATTCCTCCGGGAAACCGGCGTTCGGTGTCGGTCCCGGAAATGTTCCGGCGATGATTGAACGCTCGGCGAATATTCATAAAGCCGTGAAAGATATTCTCACCGGCAAATGTTTCGATAACGGCACCATCTGTTCATCGGAGCAGGCTATCGTGGTCGAACGCCCGATTGATAAAGAGGTGCGCGAGCGACTCGCTGCCGAAGGCGCATACTTTTTAAATAAAGAGCAACAGGATGCGCTCGAAAAAGTTGTAGCCACGCCAGAGGTTAAACTCAATGCCAAAATCGTCGGTCGCAGCGCCAAAGTGATTGCCGAGATGGCAGGGCTGACGATTCCCGATGGCACCCGCGCTTTGGTTTTTGAACTTGCCGGTGTCGGCAAAACGTTTCCGCTTTCAATGGAAAAACTCTCGCCGCTCCTGGCTTATTATGTTGTCGAAAATCTCGAAGAAGGCTGTGAACGCGCCGCCGCAATTTTAAGATTTGGCGGCATGGGGCACACCGCTTCGATTCATACGCAGAGCCGTGATGCGGCGCGCGAATACGGCATACGGATGCCGGTGTCGCGGGTGATTGTCAACAGCCCGTCAACGCATGGGGCAATCGGATTTACCACTGACCTTGAGCCGTCGATGACTTTGGGGTGTGGTTCGTGGGGCGGCAATGTGACTTCCGATAATATTTCGCCGCGCCATCTGGTCGATGTCAAACGCATCGCTTTTGAAACCAAAGCCATCAATCGTTTGCCTGTAGAGATGAAAACCGCTGCGCAAGCGGTTTCCACAACCAAGACAGCGGTTGACCGCGCAGCAATAACTTCTCTGGTTGACCGTTTCCTGGCTGAACGCGGCGCAAAGGTTCACCGCCACACGCAACAAATTCAGCCGCAACCCCAACCTGCGCCAACGCCGCCAACGAGTCCGCAACCGATTATTGTGCAGGTGCAGACGCCGCCACCGGTCACACCACCTGCGCCACCTGCGCCCCCGCCATCTGTGCAAGCATCATCGAATAATCACAGAGTCATTCATGAGTTTGTTTGCGAAGACGATGTGCGACGCGCTTTGCAAAAAGGCGAAAAGATTCATGTCAATGCAAAAACCATCATCACGCCATCAGCGCGCGATTTAGGGGAAGCTAATAATATTTTTACCCGTTCATAAATCAACCTTTCTTATTAAACCATCGTCCTAACTTGCCGCTTTGCGCTGAATCGCTGTCTTGCTAAGATTGAAACGAATGAGTGAAACAATTAAAGACAACCTGGCAAGCGTAAAAGAACGGATTCAAAACGCAGCAACTCGCACAGGCAGAAATCCTGATGACATTACGCTGGTCGTGGTATCGAAAACCTTTGCACCGGAGATTGTCCAGCAGGCAGTTGATGCAGGGGTTCGTGTGCTTGGCGAAAATAAGGTTCAAGAGGCGGTTGAAAAAGCGCCGTTGGTGAAAGGCGATGGCATCAATTGGCATCTCATCGGGCATCTGCAATCCAATAAAGTGCGACCGGCGGTGAAAACCTTTGCCTGGATTCACACGATTGATGGTTGCGAACTGGCGCAGCGCCTTGACCGCATTGCCGGTGAAGAGGGAAGAACGATAGACGTTTTGATTCAAGTTGATCTGGCGCGCGAAGCGACGAAATCGGGCGCGGATGTCAGTGAACTTGCGGCGATTGTCGAAACCCTGGATGCGGCAAACAACCTGCGGTTGCAGGGTCTCATGGTATTGCCGCCGTTTTTTGAGGATGTCGAAAAGACCCGCCCCTACTTCAAACGGTTGCGGGAAATTCTTGATGAGGTCAATCGCACGCGACCGGAGGCTAAGAAATTAACTCAGCTTTCAATGGGTATGAGTCACGATTTTGAAGTTGCCATTGAAGAGGGCGCGACGCTGGTTCGTGTCGGCAGCGCAATTTTTGGAGAGAGAGGAAAGTAAGCGAATTTGGATTACTTAATTTTTGCAATCTCCTGGTTGGGGAATTTGATTTATTGGGGAGCGATAGCTTTCGCTTCACTGTTTTTATTGAGAGTGATTTTATCGTTTTCCGGGGTGAATCCGTTTGCGCGCATTCCCTATCATTTGACGCACCTGACGGAACCGATGGTGAGACCCTTGCGCTATCAATTCAGCGGGCGGTCATCGCGTTATGATTTATTGCCGCTGGTTGCCGGAGCCATCATCTTTTTTACCGGGTTGATTTGTGCCGATGCCATCTGGCAGGTCGGCAAAATTTTGCTTGATGTCAATACCGCTTTACGTCGAGACACCTTCTCGCTGAAATTCGCGCTTTTAATGGTGGTTTACATCATTGGCGATTTGTACATTCTGGCGATTTTGCTGAGAATCGTTTTGCCGTTTTTAGGGGTTGGCTATGGCAATCGTTTGTTTCGGTTCATCTTTAGAATTACCGAACCGTTGCTCAAACCATTAAGGAAATATCTAACTGTCGGCATGTTCGATTTATCGCCGATGGTGGCGCTTTTACTGGTGCGCTTTGCGATGGGCATTTTTGCGGGTTTATTTGGCGGGGTTTTGCTGTGATCGAGATAACCGAAAAAAACGGCGCGGTGACCTTTAGAATTCATGCGCAACCGCGCGCCGCGAAAACCGAAATCGTCGGCGAATATGGGCAGGCGTTAAAAATCAAACTTGCCGCGCCGCCCGTCGATGGCAAAGCCAATGCCGAGTGCCGTAAATTTTTCGCCAAACTTTTTCATATTCCCATTCAGTCGGTTGACATCCTTGCCGGTGACAGCGGCAGAGATAAAATCATTCGCTTACACCAGGTCAATAAACAGCAGGCGCAGGAAATTCTCAATCGTTAAGCAAAATTTTACTGGCGACACCACAACCGACATTTAAGTGTTTGAAACCCGGCTTTTTTTTGCCGTATACTGCGCTGCTGATTTTTCAGGTAATCAATACCGATTCAACTATGGCTTTAAGTAAACGACCAGTCTGCACGGGTGATGAAGGGTTTCTTTACGAACTCTACTGCGAAGTTCGTGCTGCTGATTTTGCGGGGATGGGAATTGCGCAATCACAACTCGACCTGATTTTGAAAATGCAGCATCAGGCAAGGGAACAGTCCTATCGATTTCAAAATCCCAATGCCGCGCACGAAATCATTCTGTTGGATGAAAACCCGATTGGACGAATGTTTGTGAGCGACCGGGGCGAAGAATTTCGCCTGGTCGATATTGCGTTATTGAACGAGTACCGAAATCGCGGCTTTGGCGCGAAGTTGCTTGGCGAGTTATGTGATGCAGCCCAGCGGTTGAACAAACCGGTTAGCTTGAATGTCGAAAAGCACAATCCGGCAATTCGTTTATATGAGCGGTCGGGTTTTGCCATCGTCAGCCAAGACAGCGCCTATTTTTTTATGCGACGATTACCAGATGGTGCGACTCCAGAAAAGGCGGAATAATCCATGAGTGAACAATTGACCAGAGCAGATTTCAATGTCTGTTTAAATACAACCTTCAATGTCCAAGCGCAGGAAACAATTTTTCCATTGGAACTGCTGGAATGTAATGATCTCGGCACGACCGACAAGCAGGAACAGTTTTCCTTGATTTTTCGCGGTCCCATCAATTGGATTTTGCAACAGATGATTTATCCGGTAAGCCATGAACGCCTGGGCGATTTGGAACTTTTTCTGGTGCCGATCAAAAAAGATAATCAGGGCGTCTATTACGAAGCCATCTTCAATTATTTTCGCGAGTAATTATGACCGTCACCCTAAGACCTGAAACCGAAGCGGACGAAGCGTTGCTGCTCGCCTTGTACGGGGCAAGCCGCGAGTATGAATTATCCCTGGTTGCCTGGAGCGCCGAGCAAAAAGCTATTTTTATTAAAGCGCAATTTGCGGCGCAACGAAATCATTACCGCACTCATTACGCCGAAGCGCAATTCGACATTATTTTATTTGCTGAACAGCCGGTCGGACGACTTTATGTCTATCGCGGCAAATCGGAAATTCGCATCGTTGACATTGCCATTTTGCCTGCCTATCGCGGTCGCGGTATCGGCAAACCGCTGATTCAATCGCTCCTCAACGAAGCTCAGGCGTCCGGTAAACACATTCGTATTCACGTCGAAGTCTTTAATCCATCCTTACAGCTTTTTGAGCGACTCGGATTTAAGCCGGTCGAAAACGACGGCATCAATGTATTGATGGAATGGACGCCGGTAGCGCTTTAGACAATAAGGTATCGACAGGCGCTTGAGGTTACGCCTGCTCCCCCTGTTGAATTATCGGGTTGAAAAGCCTGTGAGGTGTCTCCTTCCCTGATGAACGAGCCGGAATTTGGGAAACACCCGGATTGCCTGACCGCTGAAGTCCCGGTCGATGGATAAATTAGTTATGGGTACAGGCGATTAATAATCGCGCCATAATCGCGTCCGTATCGCAAGCGTTTTCCCGGAACGATCAGTAATTCAAAAGTGCCCAGTTTTTCATGCTCGAATTGATAGGTTCCCTGTCCCAGTTCTACCGTAGATTGACAGGCAAAAATCAGATTGAAACATTCGATGCCTTTGCTGGCATGAGGTTTAAAGATGTCCGGGCTGAGGTCTTCAACATCTTTCAAATAGACTTCGATTCTGCCGTGGGTTGGGTGATTGATAATGAAGGTTGAGGGCAAGACGCTGGCAAAATCTGCTCTCGTCAAACTGTCGAGCGTGGTGTTTCCTGAAGGCTCGCTGACCGTACCGCTACCTGAACTCACGGGTTTTTTGCTGCCGGCGGATTGACCGAATGCGAGGCTGGGTAGAGTGAAAGTTGCGACTGCCGAAATTCCCACCAAACTCCCTTTTTGAATAAAGTTTCTTCTTGAAATCGTCATTATTTTTCTCCAACAGGTTTAAATTAAACTCCTTGCAGGGTGATATTAATCGTAAGCCCGTAAACATTCACATGTTTTTTAGTGAAATCGGGGATTAAAAATACTTTTCAAAACTTTGGTTCCTGCAAAGGATGGATTATGGAAGGTGGCTTATGCGCGCAAACCGAATTATCACCTGAACAAAATTTAAAATAATTGTACGCCGCTTGACGGGGTTCTGAATCACTAATAGAATTCACGACCGGAACTCAACAGAAAAATAGCTTTAATTTATTTTTTGATGCTTTTGAGATTCACTAGACTTTGAAACAATTTCGCAAAGTAATAAAAACCATTTCTTTCAAAACTCTGTTGTAAAGCAATATCGAACCATCGGTACATTTTTGTGTGTAGTTTCTAAGCAGTACCAGTCATTTCTTTGTCTTGCCGTTTGTTTTAGGGGGTAGAAAAAATTTAATTT
The Acidobacteriota bacterium DNA segment above includes these coding regions:
- a CDS encoding GNAT family N-acetyltransferase, translating into MTVTLRPETEADEALLLALYGASREYELSLVAWSAEQKAIFIKAQFAAQRNHYRTHYAEAQFDIILFAEQPVGRLYVYRGKSEIRIVDIAILPAYRGRGIGKPLIQSLLNEAQASGKHIRIHVEVFNPSLQLFERLGFKPVENDGINVLMEWTPVAL
- a CDS encoding thiamine-binding protein translates to MLVEFSILPLGAGDHLSGPLAEILKIVDTCGLPYKLTPGSTCVEGEWQEVMEVVRLCHLRMRNHSKHVITTIKIEDEEGVTNKITRNITSVEAAAGRKLST
- a CDS encoding helix-turn-helix transcriptional regulator, whose protein sequence is MPTLGEELRRRREQLNIDLNDIADSTKIGIRFLKAIEADNYAILPGGIFTRSFIRAFAKKVGMNEDEAMNLYVQQVAPPPVIEQPEDNHKKSSKQPPSIIQAYENQPPVIRKKPAKTSTETNWSSVLIIIGILIVVGIIIAALVRQINKNQAAQVVIPEKPRIEQPQAEEPSQSASSQNSSQPTPTAEPPQAPSVNAGDTLKVRIEAKDNDIWIQYQADEAKPAQVILKPGEGQDVPPALSAVKIKYGNKQSLKLIINNKEANLPVDLPEWKGNILISRDTLPTFFQTQSPAPPQ
- a CDS encoding YggT family protein, producing MDYLIFAISWLGNLIYWGAIAFASLFLLRVILSFSGVNPFARIPYHLTHLTEPMVRPLRYQFSGRSSRYDLLPLVAGAIIFFTGLICADAIWQVGKILLDVNTALRRDTFSLKFALLMVVYIIGDLYILAILLRIVLPFLGVGYGNRLFRFIFRITEPLLKPLRKYLTVGMFDLSPMVALLLVRFAMGIFAGLFGGVLL
- a CDS encoding GNAT family N-acetyltransferase yields the protein MALSKRPVCTGDEGFLYELYCEVRAADFAGMGIAQSQLDLILKMQHQAREQSYRFQNPNAAHEIILLDENPIGRMFVSDRGEEFRLVDIALLNEYRNRGFGAKLLGELCDAAQRLNKPVSLNVEKHNPAIRLYERSGFAIVSQDSAYFFMRRLPDGATPEKAE
- a CDS encoding YggS family pyridoxal phosphate-dependent enzyme yields the protein MSETIKDNLASVKERIQNAATRTGRNPDDITLVVVSKTFAPEIVQQAVDAGVRVLGENKVQEAVEKAPLVKGDGINWHLIGHLQSNKVRPAVKTFAWIHTIDGCELAQRLDRIAGEEGRTIDVLIQVDLAREATKSGADVSELAAIVETLDAANNLRLQGLMVLPPFFEDVEKTRPYFKRLREILDEVNRTRPEAKKLTQLSMGMSHDFEVAIEEGATLVRVGSAIFGERGK
- a CDS encoding aldehyde dehydrogenase family protein, encoding MSDDPNNQSLTQARDLVERAAAAQKILATFSQEKVDAIVAAMARAALEESYRLGEMAHLETGFGSAADKNTKNRFSAEQIYNFIKPMKTVGVLKQTDSIIEVASPRGVVAAIIPVTNPTSTAIFKILISIKARDAVVLSPHPAAAQCINETARVMRLAGEAAGLPAGAVSCMTHATQEGTQELMKHKLTAVILATGGIGLVRAAYSSGKPAFGVGPGNVPAMIERSANIHKAVKDILTGKCFDNGTICSSEQAIVVERPIDKEVRERLAAEGAYFLNKEQQDALEKVVATPEVKLNAKIVGRSAKVIAEMAGLTIPDGTRALVFELAGVGKTFPLSMEKLSPLLAYYVVENLEEGCERAAAILRFGGMGHTASIHTQSRDAAREYGIRMPVSRVIVNSPSTHGAIGFTTDLEPSMTLGCGSWGGNVTSDNISPRHLVDVKRIAFETKAINRLPVEMKTAAQAVSTTKTAVDRAAITSLVDRFLAERGAKVHRHTQQIQPQPQPAPTPPTSPQPIIVQVQTPPPVTPPAPPAPPPSVQASSNNHRVIHEFVCEDDVRRALQKGEKIHVNAKTIITPSARDLGEANNIFTRS
- a CDS encoding DUF167 domain-containing protein; its protein translation is MIEITEKNGAVTFRIHAQPRAAKTEIVGEYGQALKIKLAAPPVDGKANAECRKFFAKLFHIPIQSVDILAGDSGRDKIIRLHQVNKQQAQEILNR